In a single window of the Balaenoptera acutorostrata chromosome 3, mBalAcu1.1, whole genome shotgun sequence genome:
- the PAPOLA gene encoding poly(A) polymerase alpha isoform X1 translates to MPFSVCSPVTTQGSQQTQPPQKHYGITSPISLAAPKETDCLLTQKLIETLKPFGVFEEEEELQRRILILGKLNNLVKEWIREISEIKNLPQSVIENVGGKIFTFGSYRLGVHTKGADIDALCVAPRHVDRSDFFTSFYDKLKLQEEVKDLRAVEEAFVPVIKLCFDGIEIDILFARLALQTIPEDLDLRDDSLLKNLDIRCIRSLNGCRVTDEILHLVPNIDNFRLTLRAIKLWAKRHNIYSNILGFLGGVSWAMLVARTCQLYPNAIASTLVHKFFLVFSKWEWPNPVLLKQPEECNLNLPVWDPRVNPSDRYHLMPIITPAYPQQNSTYNVSVSTRMVMVEEFKQGLAITDEILLSKAEWSKLFEAPNFFQKYKHYIVLLASAPTEKQRLEWVGLVESKIRILVGSLEKNEFITLAHVNPQSFPAPKENPDKEEFRTMWVIGLVFKKTENSENLSVDLTYDIQSFTDTVYRQAINSKMFEVDMKIAAMHVRRKQLHQLLPNHVLQKKKKHSTEGVRLTPLNDSSLDLSMDSDNSMSVPSPTGAAKTSPLHSSGSSQGRNSPAPAVTAASVTNIQATEVSVPQVNSSESSGGTSSESIPQTATQPAISSPPKPTVSRVVSSTRLVNPPPRPSGNAATKTPNPIVGVKRTSSPHKEESPKKTKTEEDETSEDANCLALSGHDKTETKEQLDTETSTTQSETIQTAASLLASQKTSSTDLSDIPALPANPIPVIKNSIKLRLNR, encoded by the exons TTCTGTTTGCAGTCCAGTTACAACGCAGGGATCACAGCAAACACAGCCGCCACAGAAGCACTATGGCATTACCTCTCCCATCAGCTTAGCAGCCCCCAAGGAGACTGACTGCCTGCTTACCCAGAAACTAATTGAGACTCTGAAGCCTTTTGGCGTttttgaagaggaagaggaactgCAGCGCAG GATTTTAATTTTGGGAAAATTAAATAACCTGGTAAAAGAGTGGATACGAGAAATCAGTGAAATCAAG AATCTTCCACAATCTGTAATTGAAAATGTTGgtggaaaaatatttacatttggatCTTATAGATTAGGAGTACATACAAAAg gtgccGATATTGATGCGTTGTGTGTTGCACCAAGACATGTTGATCGAAGTGACTTTTTCACCTCGTTCTATGATAAGTTGAAATtacaggaagaagtaaaagatTTAAGA GCTGTTGAAGAGGCATTTGTACCAGTTATCAAACTGTGTTTTGATGGGATAGAG attgaTATTTTGTTTGCAAGATTAGCACTGCAGACTATTCCAGAAGACTTGGACTTAAGAGATGACAGTCTGCTTAAAAATTTAGATATAAGATGCATAAGAAGTCTTAACG GTTGCAGGGTGACCGATGAAATTTTACATCTAGTACCAAACATTGACAACTTCAGGTTAACCCTGAGAGCTATCAAACTGTGGGCCAAAC GCCACAACATCTATTCCAATATATTAGGTTTCCTCGGTGGTGTTTCCTGGGCTATGCTAGTAGCAAGAACTTGCCAGCTTTATCCAAATGCAATAGCATCAACTCTTGTACATaaatttttcttggtattttctaaaTG GGAATGGCCAAATCCAGTCCTATTGAAACAGCCTGAAGAATGCAATCTTAATTTGCCTGTATGGGACCCAAGG GTAAACCCCAGTGATAGGTACCATCTTATGCCTATAATTACACCAGCATACCCACAACAGAACTCCACGTACAATGTGTCCGTTTCAACACGGATGGTCATGGTTGAGGAGTTTAAACAAG gtCTTGCTATCACAGATGAAATTTTGCTGAGTAAGGCAGAGTGGTCCAAACTTTTTGAAGCTCCAAACTTCTTTCAAAAGTACAA GCATTATATTGTACTTCTAGCAAGTGCACCAACTGAAAAACAACGCCTAGAATG GGTGGGCTTGGTGGAATCAAAAATCCGAATCCTGGTTGGAAGTTTGGAGAAGAATGAATTTATTACACTGGCTCATGTGAATCCCCAGTCATTTCCAGCACCCAAAGAAAATCCTGACAA GGAAGAATTTCGCACGATGTGGGTGATTGGGttagtgtttaaaaaaacagaaaactctgaAAATCTCAGTGTTGATCTCACCTACGATATTCAGTCTTTCACAGATACAG TTTATAGGCAAGCAATAAACAGCAAGATGTTTGAGGTGGACATGAAAATTGCTGCAATGCATGTAAGAAGAAAGCAACTCCATCAACTACTGCCTAATCATgtgcttcagaaaaagaaaaag CATTCAACAGAAGGTGTCCGGTTGACCCCTCTGAATGACAGCAGCCTCGACCTGTCTATGGACAGTGATAACAGCATGTCTGTGCCTTCGCCGACCGGTGCTGCGAAGACCAGCCCGCTGCACAGTTCCGGCAGCTCTCAGGG cAGAAACAGTCCTGCTCCAGCTGTAACAGCAGCATCTGTGACCAACATACAGGCTACTGAAGTTTCTGTGCCACAAGTAAATTCCAGTGAAAGCTCAGGGG GTACATCGAGTGAAAGCATTCCTCAAACTGCCACACAACCAGCCATTTCATCACCACCAAAGCCTACGGTCTCCAGAGTTGTTTCTTCAACACGTCTGGTAAACCCACCACCAAGACCTTCAGgaaatgcagcaacaaagacacctAATCCTATAGTAGGAGTCAAGAGGACATCCTCACCTCATAAAGAGGAGAGTCccaagaaaaccaaaacagaagaG gatgaAACAAGTGAAGATGCTAACTGTCTTGCTTTGAGTGGACatgataaaacagaaacaaag GAACAACTTGATACAGAGACAAGTACAACTCAATCAGAAACCATTCAGACAGCGGCTTCTCTGTTGGCCTCTCAG
- the PAPOLA gene encoding poly(A) polymerase alpha isoform X4, with amino-acid sequence MPFSVCSPVTTQGSQQTQPPQKHYGITSPISLAAPKETDCLLTQKLIETLKPFGVFEEEEELQRRILILGKLNNLVKEWIREISEIKNLPQSVIENVGGKIFTFGSYRLGVHTKGADIDALCVAPRHVDRSDFFTSFYDKLKLQEEVKDLRAVEEAFVPVIKLCFDGIEIDILFARLALQTIPEDLDLRDDSLLKNLDIRCIRSLNGCRVTDEILHLVPNIDNFRLTLRAIKLWAKRHNIYSNILGFLGGVSWAMLVARTCQLYPNAIASTLVHKFFLVFSKWEWPNPVLLKQPEECNLNLPVWDPRVNPSDRYHLMPIITPAYPQQNSTYNVSVSTRMVMVEEFKQGLAITDEILLSKAEWSKLFEAPNFFQKYKHYIVLLASAPTEKQRLEWVGLVESKIRILVGSLEKNEFITLAHVNPQSFPAPKENPDKEEFRTMWVIGLVFKKTENSENLSVDLTYDIQSFTDTVYRQAINSKMFEVDMKIAAMHVRRKQLHQLLPNHVLQKKKKHSTEGVRLTPLNDSSLDLSMDSDNSMSVPSPTGAAKTSPLHSSGSSQGRNSPAPAVTAASVTNIQATEVSVPQVNSSESSGGTSSESIPQTATQPAISSPPKPTVSRVVSSTRLVNPPPRPSGNAATKTPNPIVGVKRTSSPHKEESPKKTKTEEEQLDTETSTTQSETIQTAASLLASQKTSSTDLSDIPALPANPIPVIKNSIKLRLNR; translated from the exons TTCTGTTTGCAGTCCAGTTACAACGCAGGGATCACAGCAAACACAGCCGCCACAGAAGCACTATGGCATTACCTCTCCCATCAGCTTAGCAGCCCCCAAGGAGACTGACTGCCTGCTTACCCAGAAACTAATTGAGACTCTGAAGCCTTTTGGCGTttttgaagaggaagaggaactgCAGCGCAG GATTTTAATTTTGGGAAAATTAAATAACCTGGTAAAAGAGTGGATACGAGAAATCAGTGAAATCAAG AATCTTCCACAATCTGTAATTGAAAATGTTGgtggaaaaatatttacatttggatCTTATAGATTAGGAGTACATACAAAAg gtgccGATATTGATGCGTTGTGTGTTGCACCAAGACATGTTGATCGAAGTGACTTTTTCACCTCGTTCTATGATAAGTTGAAATtacaggaagaagtaaaagatTTAAGA GCTGTTGAAGAGGCATTTGTACCAGTTATCAAACTGTGTTTTGATGGGATAGAG attgaTATTTTGTTTGCAAGATTAGCACTGCAGACTATTCCAGAAGACTTGGACTTAAGAGATGACAGTCTGCTTAAAAATTTAGATATAAGATGCATAAGAAGTCTTAACG GTTGCAGGGTGACCGATGAAATTTTACATCTAGTACCAAACATTGACAACTTCAGGTTAACCCTGAGAGCTATCAAACTGTGGGCCAAAC GCCACAACATCTATTCCAATATATTAGGTTTCCTCGGTGGTGTTTCCTGGGCTATGCTAGTAGCAAGAACTTGCCAGCTTTATCCAAATGCAATAGCATCAACTCTTGTACATaaatttttcttggtattttctaaaTG GGAATGGCCAAATCCAGTCCTATTGAAACAGCCTGAAGAATGCAATCTTAATTTGCCTGTATGGGACCCAAGG GTAAACCCCAGTGATAGGTACCATCTTATGCCTATAATTACACCAGCATACCCACAACAGAACTCCACGTACAATGTGTCCGTTTCAACACGGATGGTCATGGTTGAGGAGTTTAAACAAG gtCTTGCTATCACAGATGAAATTTTGCTGAGTAAGGCAGAGTGGTCCAAACTTTTTGAAGCTCCAAACTTCTTTCAAAAGTACAA GCATTATATTGTACTTCTAGCAAGTGCACCAACTGAAAAACAACGCCTAGAATG GGTGGGCTTGGTGGAATCAAAAATCCGAATCCTGGTTGGAAGTTTGGAGAAGAATGAATTTATTACACTGGCTCATGTGAATCCCCAGTCATTTCCAGCACCCAAAGAAAATCCTGACAA GGAAGAATTTCGCACGATGTGGGTGATTGGGttagtgtttaaaaaaacagaaaactctgaAAATCTCAGTGTTGATCTCACCTACGATATTCAGTCTTTCACAGATACAG TTTATAGGCAAGCAATAAACAGCAAGATGTTTGAGGTGGACATGAAAATTGCTGCAATGCATGTAAGAAGAAAGCAACTCCATCAACTACTGCCTAATCATgtgcttcagaaaaagaaaaag CATTCAACAGAAGGTGTCCGGTTGACCCCTCTGAATGACAGCAGCCTCGACCTGTCTATGGACAGTGATAACAGCATGTCTGTGCCTTCGCCGACCGGTGCTGCGAAGACCAGCCCGCTGCACAGTTCCGGCAGCTCTCAGGG cAGAAACAGTCCTGCTCCAGCTGTAACAGCAGCATCTGTGACCAACATACAGGCTACTGAAGTTTCTGTGCCACAAGTAAATTCCAGTGAAAGCTCAGGGG GTACATCGAGTGAAAGCATTCCTCAAACTGCCACACAACCAGCCATTTCATCACCACCAAAGCCTACGGTCTCCAGAGTTGTTTCTTCAACACGTCTGGTAAACCCACCACCAAGACCTTCAGgaaatgcagcaacaaagacacctAATCCTATAGTAGGAGTCAAGAGGACATCCTCACCTCATAAAGAGGAGAGTCccaagaaaaccaaaacagaagaG GAACAACTTGATACAGAGACAAGTACAACTCAATCAGAAACCATTCAGACAGCGGCTTCTCTGTTGGCCTCTCAG
- the PAPOLA gene encoding poly(A) polymerase alpha isoform X5, translated as MPFSVCSPVTTQGSQQTQPPQKHYGITSPISLAAPKETDCLLTQKLIETLKPFGVFEEEEELQRRILILGKLNNLVKEWIREISEIKNLPQSVIENVGGKIFTFGSYRLGVHTKGADIDALCVAPRHVDRSDFFTSFYDKLKLQEEVKDLRAVEEAFVPVIKLCFDGIEIDILFARLALQTIPEDLDLRDDSLLKNLDIRCIRSLNGCRVTDEILHLVPNIDNFRLTLRAIKLWAKRHNIYSNILGFLGGVSWAMLVARTCQLYPNAIASTLVHKFFLVFSKWEWPNPVLLKQPEECNLNLPVWDPRVNPSDRYHLMPIITPAYPQQNSTYNVSVSTRMVMVEEFKQGLAITDEILLSKAEWSKLFEAPNFFQKYKHYIVLLASAPTEKQRLEWVGLVESKIRILVGSLEKNEFITLAHVNPQSFPAPKENPDKEEFRTMWVIGLVFKKTENSENLSVDLTYDIQSFTDTVYRQAINSKMFEVDMKIAAMHVRRKQLHQLLPNHVLQKKKKHSTEGVRLTPLNDSSLDLSMDSDNSMSVPSPTGAAKTSPLHSSGSSQGRNSPAPAVTAASVTNIQATEVSVPQVNSSESSGGTSSESIPQTATQPAISSPPKPTVSRVVSSTRLVNPPPRPSGNAATKTPNPIVGVKRTSSPHKEESPKKTKTEEKTSSTDLSDIPALPANPIPVIKNSIKLRLNR; from the exons TTCTGTTTGCAGTCCAGTTACAACGCAGGGATCACAGCAAACACAGCCGCCACAGAAGCACTATGGCATTACCTCTCCCATCAGCTTAGCAGCCCCCAAGGAGACTGACTGCCTGCTTACCCAGAAACTAATTGAGACTCTGAAGCCTTTTGGCGTttttgaagaggaagaggaactgCAGCGCAG GATTTTAATTTTGGGAAAATTAAATAACCTGGTAAAAGAGTGGATACGAGAAATCAGTGAAATCAAG AATCTTCCACAATCTGTAATTGAAAATGTTGgtggaaaaatatttacatttggatCTTATAGATTAGGAGTACATACAAAAg gtgccGATATTGATGCGTTGTGTGTTGCACCAAGACATGTTGATCGAAGTGACTTTTTCACCTCGTTCTATGATAAGTTGAAATtacaggaagaagtaaaagatTTAAGA GCTGTTGAAGAGGCATTTGTACCAGTTATCAAACTGTGTTTTGATGGGATAGAG attgaTATTTTGTTTGCAAGATTAGCACTGCAGACTATTCCAGAAGACTTGGACTTAAGAGATGACAGTCTGCTTAAAAATTTAGATATAAGATGCATAAGAAGTCTTAACG GTTGCAGGGTGACCGATGAAATTTTACATCTAGTACCAAACATTGACAACTTCAGGTTAACCCTGAGAGCTATCAAACTGTGGGCCAAAC GCCACAACATCTATTCCAATATATTAGGTTTCCTCGGTGGTGTTTCCTGGGCTATGCTAGTAGCAAGAACTTGCCAGCTTTATCCAAATGCAATAGCATCAACTCTTGTACATaaatttttcttggtattttctaaaTG GGAATGGCCAAATCCAGTCCTATTGAAACAGCCTGAAGAATGCAATCTTAATTTGCCTGTATGGGACCCAAGG GTAAACCCCAGTGATAGGTACCATCTTATGCCTATAATTACACCAGCATACCCACAACAGAACTCCACGTACAATGTGTCCGTTTCAACACGGATGGTCATGGTTGAGGAGTTTAAACAAG gtCTTGCTATCACAGATGAAATTTTGCTGAGTAAGGCAGAGTGGTCCAAACTTTTTGAAGCTCCAAACTTCTTTCAAAAGTACAA GCATTATATTGTACTTCTAGCAAGTGCACCAACTGAAAAACAACGCCTAGAATG GGTGGGCTTGGTGGAATCAAAAATCCGAATCCTGGTTGGAAGTTTGGAGAAGAATGAATTTATTACACTGGCTCATGTGAATCCCCAGTCATTTCCAGCACCCAAAGAAAATCCTGACAA GGAAGAATTTCGCACGATGTGGGTGATTGGGttagtgtttaaaaaaacagaaaactctgaAAATCTCAGTGTTGATCTCACCTACGATATTCAGTCTTTCACAGATACAG TTTATAGGCAAGCAATAAACAGCAAGATGTTTGAGGTGGACATGAAAATTGCTGCAATGCATGTAAGAAGAAAGCAACTCCATCAACTACTGCCTAATCATgtgcttcagaaaaagaaaaag CATTCAACAGAAGGTGTCCGGTTGACCCCTCTGAATGACAGCAGCCTCGACCTGTCTATGGACAGTGATAACAGCATGTCTGTGCCTTCGCCGACCGGTGCTGCGAAGACCAGCCCGCTGCACAGTTCCGGCAGCTCTCAGGG cAGAAACAGTCCTGCTCCAGCTGTAACAGCAGCATCTGTGACCAACATACAGGCTACTGAAGTTTCTGTGCCACAAGTAAATTCCAGTGAAAGCTCAGGGG GTACATCGAGTGAAAGCATTCCTCAAACTGCCACACAACCAGCCATTTCATCACCACCAAAGCCTACGGTCTCCAGAGTTGTTTCTTCAACACGTCTGGTAAACCCACCACCAAGACCTTCAGgaaatgcagcaacaaagacacctAATCCTATAGTAGGAGTCAAGAGGACATCCTCACCTCATAAAGAGGAGAGTCccaagaaaaccaaaacagaagaG
- the PAPOLA gene encoding poly(A) polymerase alpha isoform X3 — MPFSVCSPVTTQGSQQTQPPQKHYGITSPISLAAPKETDCLLTQKLIETLKPFGVFEEEEELQRRILILGKLNNLVKEWIREISEIKNLPQSVIENVGGKIFTFGSYRLGVHTKGADIDALCVAPRHVDRSDFFTSFYDKLKLQEEVKDLRAVEEAFVPVIKLCFDGIEIDILFARLALQTIPEDLDLRDDSLLKNLDIRCIRSLNGCRVTDEILHLVPNIDNFRLTLRAIKLWAKRHNIYSNILGFLGGVSWAMLVARTCQLYPNAIASTLVHKFFLVFSKWEWPNPVLLKQPEECNLNLPVWDPRVNPSDRYHLMPIITPAYPQQNSTYNVSVSTRMVMVEEFKQDEILLSKAEWSKLFEAPNFFQKYKHYIVLLASAPTEKQRLEWVGLVESKIRILVGSLEKNEFITLAHVNPQSFPAPKENPDKEEFRTMWVIGLVFKKTENSENLSVDLTYDIQSFTDTVYRQAINSKMFEVDMKIAAMHVRRKQLHQLLPNHVLQKKKKHSTEGVRLTPLNDSSLDLSMDSDNSMSVPSPTGAAKTSPLHSSGSSQGRNSPAPAVTAASVTNIQATEVSVPQVNSSESSGGTSSESIPQTATQPAISSPPKPTVSRVVSSTRLVNPPPRPSGNAATKTPNPIVGVKRTSSPHKEESPKKTKTEEDETSEDANCLALSGHDKTETKEQLDTETSTTQSETIQTAASLLASQKTSSTDLSDIPALPANPIPVIKNSIKLRLNR, encoded by the exons TTCTGTTTGCAGTCCAGTTACAACGCAGGGATCACAGCAAACACAGCCGCCACAGAAGCACTATGGCATTACCTCTCCCATCAGCTTAGCAGCCCCCAAGGAGACTGACTGCCTGCTTACCCAGAAACTAATTGAGACTCTGAAGCCTTTTGGCGTttttgaagaggaagaggaactgCAGCGCAG GATTTTAATTTTGGGAAAATTAAATAACCTGGTAAAAGAGTGGATACGAGAAATCAGTGAAATCAAG AATCTTCCACAATCTGTAATTGAAAATGTTGgtggaaaaatatttacatttggatCTTATAGATTAGGAGTACATACAAAAg gtgccGATATTGATGCGTTGTGTGTTGCACCAAGACATGTTGATCGAAGTGACTTTTTCACCTCGTTCTATGATAAGTTGAAATtacaggaagaagtaaaagatTTAAGA GCTGTTGAAGAGGCATTTGTACCAGTTATCAAACTGTGTTTTGATGGGATAGAG attgaTATTTTGTTTGCAAGATTAGCACTGCAGACTATTCCAGAAGACTTGGACTTAAGAGATGACAGTCTGCTTAAAAATTTAGATATAAGATGCATAAGAAGTCTTAACG GTTGCAGGGTGACCGATGAAATTTTACATCTAGTACCAAACATTGACAACTTCAGGTTAACCCTGAGAGCTATCAAACTGTGGGCCAAAC GCCACAACATCTATTCCAATATATTAGGTTTCCTCGGTGGTGTTTCCTGGGCTATGCTAGTAGCAAGAACTTGCCAGCTTTATCCAAATGCAATAGCATCAACTCTTGTACATaaatttttcttggtattttctaaaTG GGAATGGCCAAATCCAGTCCTATTGAAACAGCCTGAAGAATGCAATCTTAATTTGCCTGTATGGGACCCAAGG GTAAACCCCAGTGATAGGTACCATCTTATGCCTATAATTACACCAGCATACCCACAACAGAACTCCACGTACAATGTGTCCGTTTCAACACGGATGGTCATGGTTGAGGAGTTTAAACAAG ATGAAATTTTGCTGAGTAAGGCAGAGTGGTCCAAACTTTTTGAAGCTCCAAACTTCTTTCAAAAGTACAA GCATTATATTGTACTTCTAGCAAGTGCACCAACTGAAAAACAACGCCTAGAATG GGTGGGCTTGGTGGAATCAAAAATCCGAATCCTGGTTGGAAGTTTGGAGAAGAATGAATTTATTACACTGGCTCATGTGAATCCCCAGTCATTTCCAGCACCCAAAGAAAATCCTGACAA GGAAGAATTTCGCACGATGTGGGTGATTGGGttagtgtttaaaaaaacagaaaactctgaAAATCTCAGTGTTGATCTCACCTACGATATTCAGTCTTTCACAGATACAG TTTATAGGCAAGCAATAAACAGCAAGATGTTTGAGGTGGACATGAAAATTGCTGCAATGCATGTAAGAAGAAAGCAACTCCATCAACTACTGCCTAATCATgtgcttcagaaaaagaaaaag CATTCAACAGAAGGTGTCCGGTTGACCCCTCTGAATGACAGCAGCCTCGACCTGTCTATGGACAGTGATAACAGCATGTCTGTGCCTTCGCCGACCGGTGCTGCGAAGACCAGCCCGCTGCACAGTTCCGGCAGCTCTCAGGG cAGAAACAGTCCTGCTCCAGCTGTAACAGCAGCATCTGTGACCAACATACAGGCTACTGAAGTTTCTGTGCCACAAGTAAATTCCAGTGAAAGCTCAGGGG GTACATCGAGTGAAAGCATTCCTCAAACTGCCACACAACCAGCCATTTCATCACCACCAAAGCCTACGGTCTCCAGAGTTGTTTCTTCAACACGTCTGGTAAACCCACCACCAAGACCTTCAGgaaatgcagcaacaaagacacctAATCCTATAGTAGGAGTCAAGAGGACATCCTCACCTCATAAAGAGGAGAGTCccaagaaaaccaaaacagaagaG gatgaAACAAGTGAAGATGCTAACTGTCTTGCTTTGAGTGGACatgataaaacagaaacaaag GAACAACTTGATACAGAGACAAGTACAACTCAATCAGAAACCATTCAGACAGCGGCTTCTCTGTTGGCCTCTCAG
- the PAPOLA gene encoding poly(A) polymerase alpha isoform X6, whose amino-acid sequence MPFSVCSPVTTQGSQQTQPPQKHYGITSPISLAAPKETDCLLTQKLIETLKPFGVFEEEEELQRRILILGKLNNLVKEWIREISEIKNLPQSVIENVGGKIFTFGSYRLGVHTKGADIDALCVAPRHVDRSDFFTSFYDKLKLQEEVKDLRAVEEAFVPVIKLCFDGIEIDILFARLALQTIPEDLDLRDDSLLKNLDIRCIRSLNGCRVTDEILHLVPNIDNFRLTLRAIKLWAKRHNIYSNILGFLGGVSWAMLVARTCQLYPNAIASTLVHKFFLVFSKWHYIVLLASAPTEKQRLEWVGLVESKIRILVGSLEKNEFITLAHVNPQSFPAPKENPDKEEFRTMWVIGLVFKKTENSENLSVDLTYDIQSFTDTVYRQAINSKMFEVDMKIAAMHVRRKQLHQLLPNHVLQKKKKHSTEGVRLTPLNDSSLDLSMDSDNSMSVPSPTGAAKTSPLHSSGSSQGRNSPAPAVTAASVTNIQATEVSVPQVNSSESSGGTSSESIPQTATQPAISSPPKPTVSRVVSSTRLVNPPPRPSGNAATKTPNPIVGVKRTSSPHKEESPKKTKTEEDETSEDANCLALSGHDKTETKEQLDTETSTTQSETIQTAASLLASQKTSSTDLSDIPALPANPIPVIKNSIKLRLNR is encoded by the exons TTCTGTTTGCAGTCCAGTTACAACGCAGGGATCACAGCAAACACAGCCGCCACAGAAGCACTATGGCATTACCTCTCCCATCAGCTTAGCAGCCCCCAAGGAGACTGACTGCCTGCTTACCCAGAAACTAATTGAGACTCTGAAGCCTTTTGGCGTttttgaagaggaagaggaactgCAGCGCAG GATTTTAATTTTGGGAAAATTAAATAACCTGGTAAAAGAGTGGATACGAGAAATCAGTGAAATCAAG AATCTTCCACAATCTGTAATTGAAAATGTTGgtggaaaaatatttacatttggatCTTATAGATTAGGAGTACATACAAAAg gtgccGATATTGATGCGTTGTGTGTTGCACCAAGACATGTTGATCGAAGTGACTTTTTCACCTCGTTCTATGATAAGTTGAAATtacaggaagaagtaaaagatTTAAGA GCTGTTGAAGAGGCATTTGTACCAGTTATCAAACTGTGTTTTGATGGGATAGAG attgaTATTTTGTTTGCAAGATTAGCACTGCAGACTATTCCAGAAGACTTGGACTTAAGAGATGACAGTCTGCTTAAAAATTTAGATATAAGATGCATAAGAAGTCTTAACG GTTGCAGGGTGACCGATGAAATTTTACATCTAGTACCAAACATTGACAACTTCAGGTTAACCCTGAGAGCTATCAAACTGTGGGCCAAAC GCCACAACATCTATTCCAATATATTAGGTTTCCTCGGTGGTGTTTCCTGGGCTATGCTAGTAGCAAGAACTTGCCAGCTTTATCCAAATGCAATAGCATCAACTCTTGTACATaaatttttcttggtattttctaaaTG GCATTATATTGTACTTCTAGCAAGTGCACCAACTGAAAAACAACGCCTAGAATG GGTGGGCTTGGTGGAATCAAAAATCCGAATCCTGGTTGGAAGTTTGGAGAAGAATGAATTTATTACACTGGCTCATGTGAATCCCCAGTCATTTCCAGCACCCAAAGAAAATCCTGACAA GGAAGAATTTCGCACGATGTGGGTGATTGGGttagtgtttaaaaaaacagaaaactctgaAAATCTCAGTGTTGATCTCACCTACGATATTCAGTCTTTCACAGATACAG TTTATAGGCAAGCAATAAACAGCAAGATGTTTGAGGTGGACATGAAAATTGCTGCAATGCATGTAAGAAGAAAGCAACTCCATCAACTACTGCCTAATCATgtgcttcagaaaaagaaaaag CATTCAACAGAAGGTGTCCGGTTGACCCCTCTGAATGACAGCAGCCTCGACCTGTCTATGGACAGTGATAACAGCATGTCTGTGCCTTCGCCGACCGGTGCTGCGAAGACCAGCCCGCTGCACAGTTCCGGCAGCTCTCAGGG cAGAAACAGTCCTGCTCCAGCTGTAACAGCAGCATCTGTGACCAACATACAGGCTACTGAAGTTTCTGTGCCACAAGTAAATTCCAGTGAAAGCTCAGGGG GTACATCGAGTGAAAGCATTCCTCAAACTGCCACACAACCAGCCATTTCATCACCACCAAAGCCTACGGTCTCCAGAGTTGTTTCTTCAACACGTCTGGTAAACCCACCACCAAGACCTTCAGgaaatgcagcaacaaagacacctAATCCTATAGTAGGAGTCAAGAGGACATCCTCACCTCATAAAGAGGAGAGTCccaagaaaaccaaaacagaagaG gatgaAACAAGTGAAGATGCTAACTGTCTTGCTTTGAGTGGACatgataaaacagaaacaaag GAACAACTTGATACAGAGACAAGTACAACTCAATCAGAAACCATTCAGACAGCGGCTTCTCTGTTGGCCTCTCAG